The proteins below are encoded in one region of Peribacillus muralis:
- a CDS encoding PadR family transcriptional regulator has translation MSTLLNSLTTELRRGTLTLAVLSQLKIPQYGYSLVQRLEKSGISIDQSTLYPLLRRLEKQELVTSSWDTSESRARKYYSLSVYGEEIFTQLKQEWEKTSQELYILLKGEGEDGAD, from the coding sequence ATGAGCACTTTACTGAATTCATTGACCACCGAGCTGCGAAGAGGCACTTTGACGTTAGCGGTTCTAAGTCAGTTAAAAATCCCACAGTATGGGTACTCGCTTGTCCAGCGTTTAGAAAAATCGGGAATTTCCATCGATCAAAGCACGTTATATCCTTTGCTTCGCCGTCTGGAAAAACAGGAATTGGTGACCAGCTCCTGGGATACGTCCGAAAGTAGAGCGCGGAAGTATTATTCTTTAAGTGTTTATGGAGAAGAAATTTTCACCCAATTAAAACAAGAATGGGAAAAAACGTCTCAAGAACTTTATATATTGTTAAAAGGAGAGGGAGAAGATGGAGCTGATTGA
- a CDS encoding MBL fold metallo-hydrolase yields the protein MLNELKVTQVTIPMPFRLNHVHCFLAEGEKGWTIMDTGLNNEMTRDIWKPIIAKHDVRDIIVTHYHPDHFGYAGTLQQLTDAEVWMTQVDEHAGKTYWEAPALNLLKENYTACGMEDDLATALSSDESSFIPQVKPYPTINHHLEEGMKLRFGKCEYEVIFTPGHSDGLISLYNKENSVLFSTDHILPRISPNISYWFKGLDNPLEAFFSSLKKIQRLDVEYVIPSHGKPFRNANERIVELLNHHQDRLHVIHESMKDPITVKSACSILFGNLPIHESRFAVGETLAHLEYLLLNNQCRKFTRDGLLYYQAI from the coding sequence TCCATTGTTTTCTTGCAGAAGGCGAAAAAGGGTGGACGATCATGGATACGGGGTTAAATAACGAAATGACAAGGGATATATGGAAGCCGATCATTGCCAAACATGATGTTCGTGATATAATCGTCACCCACTATCACCCAGATCATTTCGGTTATGCCGGGACCTTACAGCAGTTAACCGATGCCGAAGTGTGGATGACGCAAGTGGATGAACATGCAGGGAAAACGTACTGGGAAGCGCCGGCACTTAATCTCCTTAAGGAAAATTATACTGCATGTGGCATGGAAGATGACCTAGCCACAGCTTTATCCAGTGACGAAAGCAGCTTCATCCCACAAGTAAAACCATATCCTACGATCAATCATCACCTTGAAGAAGGCATGAAGCTCCGTTTTGGCAAATGCGAGTACGAGGTAATTTTCACACCGGGTCACTCTGATGGCTTGATTTCCCTATATAACAAGGAAAATAGCGTTCTGTTCTCGACAGATCATATATTGCCTAGAATATCTCCTAATATATCGTATTGGTTCAAGGGCTTAGACAACCCGTTGGAGGCGTTTTTTTCTTCCTTGAAAAAAATCCAGAGGTTAGACGTTGAATATGTCATTCCTTCACATGGAAAGCCATTTCGAAATGCCAACGAACGAATCGTTGAGTTATTGAATCACCATCAAGACCGCCTGCATGTCATTCATGAAAGCATGAAAGATCCCATTACTGTAAAAAGTGCCTGCAGTATCCTTTTTGGAAACTTACCTATCCACGAATCAAGATTCGCCGTCGGTGAAACCTTGGCCCATCTTGAATACCTGCTTTTGAATAACCAATGCAGGAAATTCACTCGTGATGGGCTTTTGTATTATCAAGCCATTTAA